A genomic window from Chanos chanos chromosome 14, fChaCha1.1, whole genome shotgun sequence includes:
- the LOC115827570 gene encoding uncharacterized protein LOC115827570 isoform X1, translating into MQSELFFSSRRSPLVCLNGCVASSQPLASAIGLDILKRGGNAADAAVAVAAALNVTEPCSTGLGGDAFCLFYDSHTGQVRGLNGSGKSPKALTLDVVEGFGFSKTSPPPYFHALNVTVPGAAACWCDTVQLFGSKKLSLAEVLQPAIELAQGGFPVAEVTAFHWAASAKALREAGRDLCKNFLPSSQPPKHGQIITNPALATTLQELARSGKAAFYTGRVAEAIVDVVRENGGVMSLEDLKSHSSLDISPIYTDYNGVRLWEIPPNSQGMAALIALNILETFAIKDMDHNSADYLHVLAEALKLSMTDTSWFCADPDQVKVPVEGLLSKHYASQRAQLIRMDRVGSVCESGAPRGSDTVYFSVVDGEGNACSFVNSNYMGFGTGLVPQNCGFSLQNRGANFSLDRCHGNCIGPEKRPYHTTIPALLTDSSSGRLLCSYGVMGGFMQPQGHVQVLLNMLEFKMNPQEALDAPRLFVQFNEAEKKWQLNLEAGVEQGVAEELRRRGHAVNWPVVGHQRAQFGRGQVISVGAWWETENPETARRVLWAGSDPRADGCAVGY; encoded by the exons ATGCAgtctgagctgtttttttcctcacgACGGTCCCCACTGGTTTGCCTAAACGGCTGCGTTGCCTCAAGTCAGCCCCTGGCGTCTGCCATTGGTTTGG ATATTTTGAAGAGAGGTGGGAATGCAGCTGACGCAGCGGTTGCAGTGGCGGCTGCTCTTAATGTAACAGAACCATGTAGCACAGGTTTGGGTGGAGACGCCTTTTGCCTGTTTTATGATAGTCACACAGGACAGGTACGCGGACTCAACGGAAG tggTAAGAGCCCAAAAGCTTTGACTTTGGATGTAGTGGAAGGTTTTGGCTTCAGTAAGACTAGCCCACCCCCTTACTTCCACGCACTCAATGTCACTGTACCTGGAGCAGCAGCTTGCTGGTGTGACACTGTCCAGCTGTTTGGGAGTAAAAAG CTCTCTTTAGCTGAAGTGCTACAACCAGCCATAGAGCTAGCACAGGGGGGCTTTCCCGTGGCTGAGGTCACCGCCTTCCACTGGGCTGCCAGTGCAAAGGCTCTGAGAGAAGCTGGAAGAGACCTGTGCAAGAACTTCCTCCCCAGCAGTCAGCCGCCCAAACATGGGCAAATTATTACCAACCCCGCCCTGGCAACAACTCTTCAG GAGCTGGCCAGGAGTGGAAAAGCAGCATTTTATACCGGGAGGGTCGCAGAGGCAATCGTTGATGTTGTAAGAGAGAACGGTGGGGTGATGAGTTTGGAGGACCTGAAGAGTCATTCCAGCCTAGATATATCCCCCATTTACACTGATTACAAT GGCGTTAGGCTCTGGGAAATTCCTCCTAACAGTCAGGGAATGGCCGCACTCATTGCTCTCAATATACTTGAAACCTTCGCCATCAAAG ATATGGATCACAATAGCGCTGACTACCTGCATGTTTTAGCGGAGGCGCTGAAACTTAGCATGACGGACACGTCTTGGTTCTGTGCTGACCCAGATCAGGTGAAAGTACCTGTGGAGGGCCTGCTTTCCAAACACTACGCCAGCCAAAGAGCTCAACTCATTCGCATGGACAG agtgggaagtgtgtgtgagagcgggGCACCCAGAGGAAGTGACACAGTGTATTTTTCGGTGGTGGATGGGGAGGGCAATGCCTGTTCCTTTGTCAACAGTAACTATATGGGGTTTGGCACTGGCCTGGTCCCCCAGAACTGTGGATTCTCCTTACAA AACAGAGGTGCGAACTTCTCTCTGGACCGTTGTCATGGTAACTGCATCGGCCCAGAGAAAAGACCCTATCATACCACAATCCCCGCCCTGCTGACGGACAGCTCCTCAGGGCGACTTCTCTGTTCCTATGGGGTGATGGGGGGATTCATGCAGCCACAGGGACATGTGCAG GTGTTGCTCAACATGCTGGAGTTTAAGATGAATCCTCAGGAGGCCTTAGATGCTCCACGCTTGTTTGTGCAGTTCAACGAGGCCG agaagaaatggCAGCTGAACTTAGAGGCAGGTGTGGAGCAGGGTGTGGCTGAAGAGCTGAGGAGGCGTGGCCATGCGGTAAACTGGCCTGTGGTTGGACACCAACGGGCACAGTTCGGACGGGGGCAGGTCATCAGCGTGGGCGCGTGGTGGGAAACCGAAAACCCGGAGACAGCACGCAGGGTTCTCTGGGCCGGTTCCGACCCGAGAGCGGACGGCTGTGCCGTGGGGTATTAG
- the LOC115827570 gene encoding uncharacterized protein LOC115827570 isoform X2, which yields MIVTQDSGKSPKALTLDVVEGFGFSKTSPPPYFHALNVTVPGAAACWCDTVQLFGSKKLSLAEVLQPAIELAQGGFPVAEVTAFHWAASAKALREAGRDLCKNFLPSSQPPKHGQIITNPALATTLQELARSGKAAFYTGRVAEAIVDVVRENGGVMSLEDLKSHSSLDISPIYTDYNGVRLWEIPPNSQGMAALIALNILETFAIKDMDHNSADYLHVLAEALKLSMTDTSWFCADPDQVKVPVEGLLSKHYASQRAQLIRMDRVGSVCESGAPRGSDTVYFSVVDGEGNACSFVNSNYMGFGTGLVPQNCGFSLQNRGANFSLDRCHGNCIGPEKRPYHTTIPALLTDSSSGRLLCSYGVMGGFMQPQGHVQVLLNMLEFKMNPQEALDAPRLFVQFNEAEKKWQLNLEAGVEQGVAEELRRRGHAVNWPVVGHQRAQFGRGQVISVGAWWETENPETARRVLWAGSDPRADGCAVGY from the exons ATGATAGTCACACAGGACAG tggTAAGAGCCCAAAAGCTTTGACTTTGGATGTAGTGGAAGGTTTTGGCTTCAGTAAGACTAGCCCACCCCCTTACTTCCACGCACTCAATGTCACTGTACCTGGAGCAGCAGCTTGCTGGTGTGACACTGTCCAGCTGTTTGGGAGTAAAAAG CTCTCTTTAGCTGAAGTGCTACAACCAGCCATAGAGCTAGCACAGGGGGGCTTTCCCGTGGCTGAGGTCACCGCCTTCCACTGGGCTGCCAGTGCAAAGGCTCTGAGAGAAGCTGGAAGAGACCTGTGCAAGAACTTCCTCCCCAGCAGTCAGCCGCCCAAACATGGGCAAATTATTACCAACCCCGCCCTGGCAACAACTCTTCAG GAGCTGGCCAGGAGTGGAAAAGCAGCATTTTATACCGGGAGGGTCGCAGAGGCAATCGTTGATGTTGTAAGAGAGAACGGTGGGGTGATGAGTTTGGAGGACCTGAAGAGTCATTCCAGCCTAGATATATCCCCCATTTACACTGATTACAAT GGCGTTAGGCTCTGGGAAATTCCTCCTAACAGTCAGGGAATGGCCGCACTCATTGCTCTCAATATACTTGAAACCTTCGCCATCAAAG ATATGGATCACAATAGCGCTGACTACCTGCATGTTTTAGCGGAGGCGCTGAAACTTAGCATGACGGACACGTCTTGGTTCTGTGCTGACCCAGATCAGGTGAAAGTACCTGTGGAGGGCCTGCTTTCCAAACACTACGCCAGCCAAAGAGCTCAACTCATTCGCATGGACAG agtgggaagtgtgtgtgagagcgggGCACCCAGAGGAAGTGACACAGTGTATTTTTCGGTGGTGGATGGGGAGGGCAATGCCTGTTCCTTTGTCAACAGTAACTATATGGGGTTTGGCACTGGCCTGGTCCCCCAGAACTGTGGATTCTCCTTACAA AACAGAGGTGCGAACTTCTCTCTGGACCGTTGTCATGGTAACTGCATCGGCCCAGAGAAAAGACCCTATCATACCACAATCCCCGCCCTGCTGACGGACAGCTCCTCAGGGCGACTTCTCTGTTCCTATGGGGTGATGGGGGGATTCATGCAGCCACAGGGACATGTGCAG GTGTTGCTCAACATGCTGGAGTTTAAGATGAATCCTCAGGAGGCCTTAGATGCTCCACGCTTGTTTGTGCAGTTCAACGAGGCCG agaagaaatggCAGCTGAACTTAGAGGCAGGTGTGGAGCAGGGTGTGGCTGAAGAGCTGAGGAGGCGTGGCCATGCGGTAAACTGGCCTGTGGTTGGACACCAACGGGCACAGTTCGGACGGGGGCAGGTCATCAGCGTGGGCGCGTGGTGGGAAACCGAAAACCCGGAGACAGCACGCAGGGTTCTCTGGGCCGGTTCCGACCCGAGAGCGGACGGCTGTGCCGTGGGGTATTAG
- the tm4sf18 gene encoding transmembrane 4 L6 family member 1, with the protein MCTMGFARPLGFALIPLAICCIVANILLFFPNGDNAQYAKDERLTKYVWFFMGIGGGGISMLLPIVVFVNLGKCAARCGTDSCVMCGSVMAALVGLAGSTYCFLISAVALMEGPYCFTDLGWSSPFEKSGGRYLFNRSSWSQCIQPAQIVEWNVTLLSTLIGLSTLEFLICLVQMVNGLVNAVCRPCCYKQEYSLNA; encoded by the exons ATGTGCACCATGGGGTTTGCCCGGCCTCTGGGCTTCGCACTGATCCCACTGGCCATCTGCTGTATCGTGGCCAACATTCTGCTCTTCTTCCCTAACGGAGACAATGCCCAGTACGCCAAGGATGAGCGGCTGACCAAATACGTGTGGTTTTTCATGGGCATCGGAGGAGGGGGGATCTCG ATGCTCCTGCCCATCGTGGTTTTTGTGAACCTGGGGAAATGCGCTGCCCGCTGTGGAACAGACAGCTGTGtg atGTGCGGCTCCGTCATGGCAGCGCTTGTTGGTCTTGCTGGCTCTACCTACTGCTTCCTCATCTCAGCAGTAGCTCTGATGGAAGGACCCTACTGTTTCACCGACCTGGGATGGTCATCGCCTTTTGAGAAGAGTGGAGGAAG ATACCTGTTCAATCGAAGCTCGTGGTCGCAGTGTATTCAGCCGGCTCAGATTGTGGAGTGGAATGTCACTTTGCTCTCCACATTAATAGGCCTCAGCACGCTGGAATTCCTTATCTGCTTAGTGCAAATGGTGAATGGGCTGGTGAACGCAGTCTGTAGACCCTGCTGCTACAAACAGGAGTACAGTCTGAATGCTTGA